In Sciurus carolinensis chromosome 17, mSciCar1.2, whole genome shotgun sequence, one genomic interval encodes:
- the Elp6 gene encoding elongator complex protein 6 isoform X2, whose product MPRQMAVSLSTIFFPSTSKGVSLTMARERGQLIFLEGLKSSVDVFFQDQEEPHPLQFLREASAGNLEPLYQFVREALKPVDNGETTWKCPVLLVDDLSVLLSLGLGAVAVLDFIHYCRATVCQELKGNVVALVHDSGDAEDEENNILLYGLSHQSHLILRAEGLATGFCKDVHGQLRILWRRPSKPTARRDQSLTYQYKILDRSVSFFARGMSPAVL is encoded by the exons GGTGTCAGTCTGACCATGGCACGGGAACGTGGGCAGCTTATATTCCTTGAGGGTCTCAAGTCTTCAGTGGACGTCTTCTTCCAGGATCAGGAGGAGCCACATCCCTTGCAGTTTCTCAG GGAGGCCAGTGCTGGGAATTTGGAACCATTGTATCAGTTTGTGCGGGAGGCCCTGAAGCCCGTGGATAATGGGGAGACTACTTGGAAGTGTCCAGTGCTGCTGGTGGATGACCTCAGTGTATTGCTGAGTCTAGGCTTGGGGGCAGTGGCCGTGCTGGACTTCATTCACTACTGCAGAGCCACCGTGTGCCAGGAGCTAAAG GGAAATGTGGTGGCCCTGGTACATGATAGTGGAGATGCTGAGGATGAGGAGAACAACATCCTGCTGTATGGCCTCAGTCATCAGAGCCACCTAATCCTGAGGGCTGAGGGCCTGGCCACCGGTTTCTGCAAGGATGTGCATGGACAG CTGAGGATCCTTTGGAGGAGACCATCGAAGCCCACAGCCCGGCGAGATCAGAGCCTCACCTATCAGTATAAGATACTGGACAGGAGTGTGTCCTTTTTTGCCAGAGGAATGTCTCCTGCTGTTCTGTGA